The DNA region CtatacagaaaaaaatgctttattcAATTTCATGCCCTCCTTCTTCTTGCATTGCAAGCAATAAATTATTATGCATTTGGCCATGTTTGTTGTCAGTAGTCTGTCATgtcatacagcctagtggtagTGCTGGCCTGCGTGTATGATGGATATGGATATCTGGGGCGGACATGGCGGAGGCCGGAGAGgacattcatttcattttcaattcaaCTTCTACCAATTTATTCCTTTAAATTCATACCTTTAAAGCCCTGTTCTCCTGTCTTGCCAAATTACCACCACATCCATGATGACCGTACATGCTTTCAACTTAATCACGAAATTAACGGGTAAAATGTAGCTCGTTTCCTTGATGAGTAGCAAAATCAACACTGCTATCGCTTTAGCATGCATGCATATCCATGCGCGTACACTTACGTTTTTATGGACGTATGGGGGGGTTTCCGATGACGTGTGGTGctaaaaataaatgtcaataCGCCGTGAGTTTGACGTCATACTATGTATACGGCATAACGGAGTCTccaaagaggaaaacaaaacagtgtACGAGTGACTGTGTATCTTTCGAAATAGATCTATCcccacattttttttaacaattatgagaaaatagaatatgtgatgtttttttctttgtcatgccatattttgattgaaaaaCTTTTCCAGTTATGGTTCGTGCAAATTCCTCCAGGGTGCAATTATGATTTAAATTATGCACAGACACTAACacgaaaagaaaggaaaaaagcAGAATGAactggaccccccccccccccaccatcaAAACAGGCTGGGACCTTTAAGTAGCTTAAAGCTCCGGAGGACAAGTATTGATGAATACCCAAATCGTCCTCATCACAGTTTATGAAAATGAAAGCACTCTATCAAGATACATCAACAATGAACAGGACATCAAACTCATAAACCAAACTTTTTTTCTAAAATCAAAACACACTAATACTCTCAACTGTtacttaatattttattttatttcaaatcaaagCTGATTGGATCCCATTTTCAGATAGCAGCACAAAATAATGTCTAATTTATAGAAATAGAAAACATACATTATTGGGATACTTTATTGACAATATTTATATCAATAACGTATTTCAGGTATGATcaagcaaattaaaaaatagcAAATTAATATTTACACAAGAAAATTAAAGAGTACTTTTTGTTTGATAAGAATGACATAAATTCTAGATTTTGTGAGGTACGCAGAAGTACAATGTAGGCCCTACAACATTGGATTCGCTTGTAGTTGTTGTCGATGCgaaatgttttctactttcatcCACCCACCCTCTTAAAAAGAAACTATCCCTTAAATTATAGTCTTCTAAGAAAAAATGCCTTCCAGCAAGCTGTGCGTTAATGAAGTATGAAAATATAaccaaaaacacccttttcagaattgttttcttaataAATGTAATAGGCCTACCGTTAATTTACAAACAACCAGTTGTACCGATTTGATGTCTCTTTTTTTCAAGGCACTGTTCGTAGTGCCATTAAAATATTACCAAAtggtaccttccctttaaacatagGGAATTTTCGACTTCAAGGTTTAGCTTTGGCTCCAGCTTGGGTACCGTCTATTTGAAGTCCATGAAAGTATATGGAGCCTGCAACCAGAGCAACAGCTAAAGCTGTGATTTCACAAGGGCCTTTAGAGGAGTTGTCTACTCTTTACTTTTCCAGAACTttatacaagtacatgtactaaaaggcagtaataataaacaattgttGAGTTACACAATCAGCCCATCAACATGGGtggtaaataacaaaattacaacTTTTAAATTTAAGAATCATGATTTGCATTGGCTTTTTCCTCCCCGGTCCTTAATTTGGGAGGGGCCGATTTGCTAATTAGAGATAAACATTTGCGTCGAACTGAAGTGTAAAAACACCTAAAAATAATTTCTAAATAAAAATTACTCTCATAAAACAAAGTAGGAAGTAACTATTACCAGTAAAtgctgctcatcttcaggagaatactAACATAAATACTGTTTGATACAATAAAAGCTCTTGTCTACAGACCAAACTCTTTTCCCAACAGAGgtttatacattgtacatatacatggttgtaccaacAATCTTTCTTGGAATAGGTACTTTCTTTTATCCATCCACACTATGCAATTGCAAAGCTTCAACCACTATAAATCACCTATAAAAAGTTTTCTTAAAAGGGACtggatatgtttggtaattacctcTAAACTTGCATAAATAGCATAAATACTAACTTGgtaacagagagctgttgatagcatagaGATTGTGAGAATTGattctttttgagaaagaggtaatttctcactttttTGATGGCGTCTGAAGAAAGCACTTATATGTGccacaagggtgtcttttcttcattattttcttgcaactttgatggccaattgataccaaatattcacagatttgttattttgtgcatgtgttatgatacaccaagtgagaatactggtctttgacaattaccaaacgtgtccggtgcctttaacagTTATGTGGTGTTCAAGATTTGCCACAACAAAGCATGTAGTCTTTTAAAGTAACAGAGGTGTAAACTTAACTAACAGATGATCCCagaaaagtaaaatgtttccaAAAATGATCTATGAACTTGCTGCAAAATTCAAGATAATTATGAAAATTATGATGGTTTATGAATAACCATTGATCTACAACCAAGTGTTTGCAGACTCcattttggaaaacaaaacctgatCCTAAACCAACTAAAATTTAACGagttaaaaagtaaagcaaaaaATGGCAGAGTGTAAATTAacgtgtatttttttaatcactTGAATTGTATCcttatatttattgtttaatgcAGCACATCTAACACAGGGAATACCAGAAATACTTTATTCTTGTAATGGCAACATATTTTTTGGTACAAATTCACTTATACAAAGTAGACTAGTCGGATGTTGCATTTCGTTTGAAATCCCCACATATATTCCATCAAAAGTGTATCTTTCCCTTATTACTTGATTcatttgttattaaaggcagtggacactattggaaataactcaaaataatttttagcataaaaacctacttggtaacaagcaatggagagctgtttatagtataaaacatttcatgaaacggctccctctgaggtaacgtcgatttcgcgaaagaagtaattttccacgaatttgatttcaagacctcagatttagattttgaggtcttgaaataaagcatctgatagcacacaacttcgtgtaaacaagggtgttttttctttcattattatcttgcaacttcaacgaccaattgagctcaaactttcacagttttgttattttatgcatatgttgagatacaccaggtagaagactggtctctgttgacactactggtctttgacaattaccactagtgtttAGTGTATTCAAACATCACTCATTATTTGTCAGCAAAACTTAATTGAAAGTGATATGTTCTGGCTTGGAAGTTTCAAAACCAAGTGCAGTTTGGCAGAATTCAAACACCAAATGATGCACATGTCCACTACAATTCACTACATTGGTACATATTCAATGTAGAGTACATATACACAATATATAATAAAATACAAGAACTCTATTCTGTaggtttcaaaaaataatatacTCAATATTATAACTACTTGTGTAAATGCTGCATAAGACCAGCGTATAAACCTTTACTTCATGTAATGCTTTGTAAGTTAATATTATAATGGTAAATCACTTTTTACGTTCATTTGGGAACtcattatttttagttgttgttcTTGCAAGAATGGGAAATCATACCTTTAAAATACCACCACTGCAAAGTTTGTCCAATTAggtcaaaaacacaaatcaaatatCTACTCTTATGAATAAAATAATCATGCAATGAATGAAATATTTattcaataaatcaatatttaTTCAGTGAATGAAAGATTCATTCCATGAAACAAATATTCATTCCAAACATCAGATTCATTCATTGAATCAAATATTCACTCCATGAATTAAATATTCATTCCAtgaattaaatattcatttcataacTCAAATATTCATGGAATAAATTAAATATATATTCCATGAATTAAGTATTTAAGGAAtgaatcaaatatttttttcatgaatgaaatatttattccataaatcaaatatttattcAATGAATGAATTATTTATTCCATGAATCAAATATTCATTCCATGAATCAAATATTCATTCCATGAATCAAATATTCATTCCATGAATCAATTATTTATTCCATGAATCAAATATTCATTTCATGAGTCAAATATTCATTTCATGAATCAAATATTCATTCCATGAATCAAATATTCATTCCATGAATCAAATATTCATTCCATGAATCAAATATTCATTCCTTTAATCAAATATTCATTCAATGATTTGAACATTTATACCATAAATGAAATCTACATTCCATAAATGAAATATACATTCCatgaattaaattaaatattcactCAACAAATCAAATATCCATGGAATGAATGAAATATTCATGTGACATTCCACAAATCCAATCTCTTCCATCaatcaaacatcaaaataaGTATTTCTGTCCATTTTATTACCGACATAATAATACCAAGTTAAATTGTTCTACTCATGGACATTATTCAAAGACCACATGCAAAGATAAATTGTGCAACTCCAGAAATGGGATCATCACTAAATAAAACACATCTCTCTGCAATTCTTCAAAAACAGTTTTGCGTTATACTAGTTTCTATAAACCGGTATCGCTCAACTGTATAATGGGTACATGCAGGCACATGGGATTAAAGCACATTGGTTCAAACACATGCAGATTCCCGCTAGCTACCTAAGTAGTAAAACTCTTCCTGTTCAAAGGGACTTTACTTCTGTACTCACACTGACTCAATTAGAAGTCAGGGTCGTAAAACTCATACTCattctttcaaaatttacccagtcagtttcccttgtggtttccctggctgccacttcccaggttgtatctttATTTTGGTGGGATCCCTGGCTGCACGGCATTTATGATTGTACGACTTCAGACTGGctcccccgaacaaagatattgacaaaaatagggagactgccagcatagggctagatagctcagttggtagagtgccgacacaataatccggaggtcgttggttcgagtcccactaaagtaaatttttctttgttcaaccccaaactcATTCTTTCATGTAGCTTTTTTGATCGAAGTATCTGCTTCCTTGTGGCTAATTGACCAGCtagtataaaaacaaacaccataCCCCGATATGGGTTGATTTATACACAATACTACCTTTTATTCTTATCGTAACTTTCAAACCCAAATTTCATACGGAGTTGTTCAAAGAACATGAAGGTGAGGATAGTCTGTGGTGCGAGACGAACGAAAGCCGGAACAAACCCTTTGTAGAACCCTAGAGGGCCAACTTTGGCAGTCTGCCAGACACAGTCCAAAATGTTCTGTGGGGAAATCACAAAAGGGcaacaaattcaattcaattcatacTCACAttcatttccatacttcataaaaacagtacaaagccataacaataatttatgaAGACGTAACCAATAAATAAAGCTCTTTTACAATGCAGAGAATATATCTATAATAACCAGAGGCATCATCtagaagccgaggcttgtggtgAGATGCCTGCAGCAGATTTCATGAAACGCAAGGAtcaatcctaactcgagttaggacgtcctaacttaggatgggtttaatgcgtccTACATATTTGGATATGGAACtgaacttgtcctaagtcctaagattaatcctaagttaggaagagtttggtgaaatcaacggctgagGAAAGACAAACAAACCATAAACAGGAACAAAAAAGTACGGACAGACAAAGAACAAAGACAGAAATGATGAAGGTAACAATTCATTTACATTAGAAGTCTGAGTGATGATCCCCAGTTTGCTTGAACTACAAATCACAGTGAAAACCTAGAATTCACAGTCTTGGTATACCATGATAGTCAGTGACAGGTTTTGGCTGTGATTATGTTTCTTTTAATACCTTCCTAGGCTGGTTCATACAGTCAATCAGTCATTGTTAGTGCATGACAGTTTAtaggtgcgtttgattagcttccctgtgtgtGCTGAGGATCTATACTTGTGGTAGCCACGAAATGAGGCTAACGGTGTGTTTGCTTGTCACTCTGGGAAAATTAAGGTCAAAGGTTGTTGTGTATAACGTCGTCTTTGTACACAGACAGCTCCATCGTCTACTGAGTTGGAGTGTCCAAGTCTGTGACGACACAATTTAATTACTTTGCGCAGAGTCACCAACTGTTTGATATTCAGGAAATACAATTCCTTTCTAATGGCCATAATTGTTTTATAGACAATTTATCTGTGTATTAATTTATACAAAGTACTTGATATGCCTGCGCCGGACACTATGTCATTACACCTGGGCATCCACCAGAAACCCGCTCGCGAGCTGGGTCTGTGGTGGCTGACACCAGGGCAGACATGAGTATCGCATGATGGCTAATCAAACGCTCTCATGTAAGTTTTACTTGGATGTGTATCTAaccgaacgcacccatagatagTTCTTACAATGCTGGCTTATACAGACAATCATAGTCATTTTAAGTCAGTGACAGTTATTGACAGTGGTTACAATGCTTACCTTATACTGGCCTGCTGGTGCGTTCATCAGCCTTGTCTTTAATACATCCATGGGCTGGGTCATACCAGTTGCACAAAAACCCTGTTGAGAGTTATGAGAAGATGAGATAAGAAAGTGCGAAGCAAAATacttttatataggatttgaggttgtggtaacaccatgtgtgtatagcacttgccaggtagagttttgttcttagagaactgtcttgtcttcattctactaccacggagtagatttatcggacttatcagttctgaaaagCACTGTCCAgcttttttaactactacccgggcggaaagTATAAAAAGTTGCCAGGGACTACTATTTTAGCTTTacggatcgtaattaactgcactaccgtggattcagtttttaaattggTCTCTAAAATACTTTTATACTACAAACCCCTTGACCGTGTGCAGGCTTTTCATTTAGTGTAGCATTTAACCCTTTTAAGGCAATAACGGCCACAAGCCGCTTGTACCAAATTGCCCAAAGTGGCTGCAAACAGCTGCAAGATTTAACCTACATCCACTTACacaaagaggtcaaagtaatGGTCATGTCAAAACATGAAACTTTCCAATCTTTCCTTCATTAACATAGCATGCAAGTTtctaaaattgaaacaaattttcagaaatgaatggtctctaaagggtaATGATGCAAGAGAAAGGGTTCTATTTGCAACCCTATAATAAAATACCACTATTGATGAATAAAACCCAACTTGTTTTCCGGATAAATTTGTAGTTTCTTCTTATAGATGATTGCATGAATACTCACCGCCATGAAGCTTGAAGTAAAATGAGTAAACATGTTGTCCGAGAACATCCCTGTGCTTATTAGAATCTGCTTGAACTGATCGTACAGCGACAGCTGTGAAACAAACAAgacacacaaaatattaacatctATTTTAACTATGCTGTCTgggttttattttacatttctggCATTGGTCGAAAGTTGGTAAAATTTGATGTCCTGCATGGAATACAGTATGCTGTAGAATACAGTatgacaaaatattaatgactaTTTTAACTATGCTGTCtgggttttatttttcatttctgGCATTGATCGAAAGACGGCAAAATTTGATGTCCTGCATGGAATACAGTATGCTGCAGAATACAGTATGACACAAACTATGGCACAGAATAACAACAATGTACAACACAAAATACTGTAAACACTACATCATTGGCCTgaacctctgacgtcacactccAAGGCTTGTGAACGTTCCCAGATACCAGTCTGACTGGATGTTTccagatgtacctttgaccaTTTTTtaacactacatgtacttctacttctacttcggTACTTGGCGTAGTCCTTCAGTCAGGATGTAAACGCCAAGGatacatgatgtacatgatgtacataaCATTATGCAGATGCTGCATGCAGACGATCCAAAGTACAAgctgacatcatcatcatctcgGACTAATCATAACACAGAGATATGGGGGTGCTTACATTCAGCAtatttatccaatgaaatcattgtgtccaatgaaatcattgatcCTGTGTCACCAGTACCTGGCTTCATCATTGCGGACAAAAACACTGGCGACCAGTAATAGATTAGTGCCAGTCTCTCTCCTATGAATACAGATTGGACCAGTATATTACATCTTCTGCGAATTTAAAGTACCATCACTTTATTCTgctttttaaaataagttttataTTACCTGTCCGACAGTCATGAAGACTGCTCTAATGATAGCCATCGAGGCTCCGTTATAAAGACTTCGGAATCCCTCTGGTATACatgaaaaacaaagacaaaacatgaAATATGCATAGTTCAGTGGGGCTCAAAAtgtacactggaccacaggcccaaAATCCAACTCATAGTCACAGGGAAAAAGTAAagtaggaaaacaaaaaacttgtgtACATTTGCAAAAGATAGCTTACGTAATTCAAAACCATCGTCAGACACTAAGAtggttgactgtgtacatgtactgtgtagatgcattcactacattttatcatattgcaggctggcatagtttatctatcattcaaaactatggtggatgatattgaaaggtcggacagtaggagggttgactgtggacTGTGTTAAGAGGAGAGAAAAACTGAAGTCATGACCCTACTACTTACCATGTTTATACACTTTCCACAGGCCATCAAATGCATGCTTGTAACTACAAGTAAATACAAGAACAGACACACATTAAATGCATGCAGTGATTGAAAATGGTGAGCAGACATTCTACAATAATATCAGTGTGCTGTTAAACCAAAGTGCAAGAGAGAGTACATTGACTAACAGTCGATTCATCCCAAAGGCCAAAGAATAACCTCATAGACAATAAAAGCTTGCAGAATTAATGTAATATATAATTCCACTTGCATTGAAAAAACAGCTTTAGGCAAAGCAGCCTAAAAAGTATTTCAACTTTTAAGACTTGCTGAAAGACAAATAACAAGATTTTTagttatcataataataatatttttagtcTGAAACCAAAGTCATTATGGACGGATGGAAAGGGGGTTTTGCCCCTGTGTTTCTACAAAGCGcaccacatcaccttgtaaacccttacaaaaaACATGTACTGGGTCTTCAAAACTTAACCTGTCTTGTACATTAGTAACAAGCGATATGGGATGGCCAtagataaagcgctatatagtttttcagaaatttgtctACATGTACCCTTCTACATAAACTAGACTAGCCACTGCCAACAAAGCATCTAAATATTGAACCTTCAAAGTTCTGataaaatgttaacaaaacaaagtgtaaaaagacaaggtttagtttagttttagaAACAGGTTGACCAGGTGATATTCATCAAAGAGGCTTTCGGAAATGGATTGTTGACCCTGATATTCAATAACTGTGAAGTGGTACCAGTACAAATAACAATGCTAGGTTGGGCAATGATTTGTGGACAAATATAAATTACAATACACGTACAAAACATGACAATAATTCAGCAAGGTGCACAAATAATAAAGCCCACTGtgtctcaaataaaaaaatattttgccagcaacaagaaaaaaatttaatttaaatacaGCTTAGCTTACTATCATAATCTGATTCTTTGGTAAAGTCAGAAAGTAGTTAAACTTACAATTTTACACATTGGCCAATGCAATGTCCGTTTTATGTATCAATTTTTACCC from Asterias rubens chromosome 7, eAstRub1.3, whole genome shotgun sequence includes:
- the LOC117292262 gene encoding mitochondrial dicarboxylate carrier-like → MSVIDRTQLHPRWYFGGLASAGAACFTHPLDLIKVHLQTQQQVKYRASGMAVFIVRNKGVLALYNGLSASICRQMSYSLTRFALYEGLKDRLMADDPTHKPLPFYKKALLAAGSGACGGLVGAPADMINVRMQNDIKVSPDKQRNYKHAFDGLWKVYKHEGFRSLYNGASMAIIRAVFMTVGQLSLYDQFKQILISTGMFSDNMFTHFTSSFMAGFCATGMTQPMDVLKTRLMNAPAGQYKNILDCVWQTAKVGPLGFYKGFVPAFVRLAPQTILTFMFFEQLRMKFGFESYDKNKR